The Tursiops truncatus isolate mTurTru1 chromosome 11, mTurTru1.mat.Y, whole genome shotgun sequence genomic sequence CGGTGcagaggggaaggaagcagagcCACTTTCTCTGCACAGAATCCTTCCATGGCAGCGGCCCTGGGAGAGGAACATGGGGCGGCCCCTCTGACACCCTCACATCCTCTGTCGCATCAGCGTCTGTGGTGTCGGGGCTGTGTGGGGACCCTGGCTGCCCGGTGGTGTCCGTCCACATGGACGTGCTGCGGGGGGTTAGTTGTGTTTCTACGTGGTCAGGAAGCGCTACGGCACCGCGCGTGGTTGGGCCAAAGGGGATCGGCGCGAGGCCGCGTGATGGGAGGCGGATGGGAGGGGAAGGCAGTGGGAGTGGCGACCCGCAGTCCTGCCATGCCCCGTCTGTCCCGCAGGGCTCACCTGTTGGATCGCCCTGTGCACGGCGGAGGCTGCCCccgcctgccccctgccctgcacGTGCGACGGCCACGGCCTGCAGGTGGACTGCAGCGGCCGGGGCCTCGCCGCGCTGCCCGCGGACCTGCCGGCCGCCACCCGCAGCCTGCTGCTCCTGAACAACAGGCTGAGCTCCCTGCCCGCCGGGGCCTTCGCCGGCCTGTCGGGCCTGCAGCGGCTGGACCTCTCCAACAACTTCCTGGACGGGCTGCCGCGCGCCGCCTTCGGGGGGCTGGCCAACCTGACGGAGCTGCAGCTGCGCAACAACAGTCTCCGCGCCCTGGACCCCGAGCTGCTGCGGCCCCTGGCGCGCCTGCGCCACCTCGACCTGTCCCTCAACGGCCTGGCCCGGCTCCCACCCGGCCTCTTTGACGGGCTCCCCGCCCTGCGCTCCCTGTTCCTGCGCGCCAACCGCCTGCAGAGCCTGGACCGGCGGACCTTCGAGCCCCTGGCCAGCCTGCAGCTGCTGCAGGTGGGGGACAACCCCTGGGAGTGCGACTGCCACCTGCGGGACTTCAAGCACTGGCTAGAGTGGTTCTCCTACCGAGGTGAGCACGGGTCAGGTCGGGGAGGAGTGGGCCCGGCCTGGCCACCGGCGGGCACAGGGGCTCCGCGGCCCCCTTCTTCCCATCCCCTCCGCTCCCAGCCGCCTTGCTCTGCCCTGTCTCCTCAGGCTGACTCTCTGTAACTGGCTCTCACTTCTGTAGGTTTCAGGATGGACTTAAACACACAGTATCATTGTCCTCTGCCTCTAGGCTTCCCTGGCCCGGCAGGAGGAGGGATAAAACCACCctcgcgggcttccctggtggcgcagtggttgagagtccgcctgccgatgcaggggacgcgggttcgtgccccggtccgggaagatcccacatgctgcggagtggctgggcccgtgagccatggccgctgagcctgcgcgtccggagcctgtgctccgcaacgcgagaggccacaacagtgggaggcccgcgtacggcaaaaataaccaaaacaaaacaccctcGCTCCTCTGAATAATGCAGCCATCTCTTAAGTACCCACAGTGCCAGGAGGGTGGAATCGAGTTCAAATCCACAAATGCAGTCACATTTTCTTTCTGACGATGATCTCAACTCCTTCTCCCTAGAAGTTCTGTTATCAAAGCTTTTACTAAGAAGCCAAATGCTCCCCCTTTCGGTGACCCGGGAAAGTTCTAGAATGACCTTCggaatgattaaatgaaatggacaagGGCAGAGAAGTAAGCCTGCTGGCTAAAAGCGCCAGGTCCGGTTTTGCCTCGTGGCTCTGCCACGTACTAGCTGTGTGTGATCTCGAGAGAGCTCACTGACCTCTCTGTGGCTGCACcctcgtctgtgaaatggggccaaTCTCAGAGAATCTATCTCAGAGAATCACTGTGTGGAGTAGGTAGGTAATTCATGGAAAGCGTCTGGAAAAGGACCCAGCATAAAGTGAGTCCGCAATAAAACTTACTCATTTATATGTCCACTGGCTGGCGGAAGTCATAATATTAACCGGGCTTAATTAGACACAGTTTGGTGTCCAGCAGGAAGTAGGGCTCCATGAATCTGCTGAACGAGTGAATCGATGTGAAGCGAACGCTAATGCTTTCGTCAAAGTCTTACTCCCTTTGTTTCACAGTGTTTCCACAATTTAATTATTTGCATAATATTCTCACGTGttagttaattaaaaacattttacaaacGATAAAGTACCATAAAATGTTAGTCCCTGTGATAATTTCTCCCGTTTTTGTGAGAGGAGAAATAGTAACACTTGCATGGTTTCCAGTTTCCAAATATCCTACCATGTACGTGACCCACTTGAACCCTAACTGAGCTGCAGCTGAGACGGCCATTCTTATTGACAGCCTGGAAAATCGAGACTCCTCAGCAATTCGATACGTAAAGTGACTTGCAGATGccctggccgggagggagtcagcCTCAGGTTTTGGGAGCAGGGAGGTAGGGCGGCTGCGTCTCCACGCCCAGCCCCCgcccgtgcaaaggccctggacaCAGTTCACGGGATGTAAGCCTTGGACAGGGGTCTGGAGAGCCAGACCGATGTGTGATCTGCAGGGGACGTCCTTGCCCCTCCAGTCATCGGTCACCGGGAGCTGAAGGGCGTGGAGGGGGAACGTACACTTTAGGAACTTTTCACTAGTAGAGTTATCTTCCGCCATGCGCTCCTCCAAAACAACGCAGACCAAACCAGAACAAAAACCTGGGCCCTTTTCCTCAGCACCCGGGGAAGACTGATGTCTATTGTGTGAGGAGACCCCGGCGATGGGGCTGCAGGAGCCCAGGCGCTTCCCTGGGGGCCGCGCCTGCGTCTAGATCTCGGGCTGCCCGAAGAGGCCAAAAGGGGGGCGTCTGGGCAGCTCCTCTTCCTCTCGCCCCACCTGTGCGCTGCACCCTCCCCGCCCAGGCCGCGGGGTGAGCCTGCGCTGCCCGCACGCCCTCCTCTGCCCTCGGGGGTCCTCAGGGTGTCCTCCCAAGATGGCACTGCGCTCACGGGTGCTGTGGCCGGGCTGCTGAGGGGGCCACCACTGCCCTCAAGGAGGAAACTGCTGTCCCTGGGCCCCCCCTCCCTCTTCCAAGGAGGAGTCTTAGGAACCACGGTCCCGCCCGCGTGGAGGAGCAGGGCCGAGGCTCTGACCTCTGTCCTTTGTGTGGGCGGGAGGGGCGCGGGGGGAGCAGTTGCTGGGGAGAGCAGAGCCGGGGGTCACGGACGGCGGTCAGTGGAGAGGTCAGTTAGGACAGGCACGGGCTGCCGCCTGGCAGGGCTCCTGGCCCCCCTTTCCTGAGCACCCGGGGGCCAGCTTGACTCTGGGGGCAGGAGAGGTGGGAATGTTTGTTTCTCTATCAGATGGGAGCAGGGACACTGTCCGTCTTCTGAGGCTTCTGCGCGGGTTAAACGCCGTGACACGTGTACCCGCCTCCCCGTCACTGGGCGCCGTACGCCAGTCCCCCTAACCTCTCCCCTTCGCTCCAGGATTGATAGTGCTGCGGATGGAAACTAGGCCTCCCGGGCCTCTGTGTGGggacctggggctgggggagggagtgcCGGCCTCAgccccccttttctctctcctgatgCAGGGGGGCGCCTGGATCAGCTGGCCTGCACCCTGCCCAAGGAGCTGAGGGGGAAGGACATGCGCGTGGTCCCCATGGAGATGTTCAACTACTGCTCGCAGCTGGAGGACCAGAGCAGCTCAGCCGGGCTGGAGGTCCCCGGGCCACCCTGCACCAAGGCCAGCCCGGAGCCTCCCAAGCCCAAGCCGGGCCCCGAGCCCGAGCCCGAGCCCAGCACCGCCTGCCCCCAGAAGCAGAGGCCCCGGCCCGTGAGCGTGCGGCGGGCCGTCGGCACCGTGATCATCGCGGGGGTGCTGTGCGGTGTGGTCTGCATCATGATGGTGGTGGCCGCTGCCTACGGCTGCATCTACGCCTCCCTCATGGCCAAGTACCACCGGGAGCTCAGGAAGCGCCAGCCGCTGATGGGCGACGCGGAGGGCGAGCACGAGGACCGGAAGCAGGTCTCCTCTGTGGCCTGAGAGCCcagggcggggccggggggcACGCcagcccccctcccgcccccttcccaccttccccccaGCCCGCCAGCAAACGGGCCCGTGTCTCCACGGACACCGGAGCGTCCGGAAGGTATCAGTACACTGACGCTCCCCTCTGGACCACAAACGCTCTGGCCCACGGGCAGAAGAGATGTGTGTGTGCGAGCAAAGACTCCTGGACCCAGCGCCCCCGTACCGCTGCGGCTCCCGGTACAGTCACAGCCGGTGACACCCCCCTCCTCTGGCTCAACCCACCTTATCTGCGTCTGGGGGTGCGGGGCCGGTTTCTGCGACTCTCTTCTAAGCCAGGAAGATGTTGGGCCCAGCTTCCGATGGCTGGTACCACTGTGCattcagcccagcccagccatcTGGACCAGCACTTGGCAACCCAGCACCACGCCCTCTCCAAAGCCATCTGTCCCTGCACCACCAACCACCCGGCTCCGGGTCACTAATCGTTCCCGCTCGAGCTCGGCATCACACACACAGTCACTTAGGGACAGAGGTCGTGGGACCTCGGGGAGCGGAGCCAGGCGTCCCCCGTGGTCTCAGCCCTCGGGCCACACAACCTGCTGCTTGCTTATGCAACCTCCTGCGGCGGATGGGGAGAAACCCAAGCCCACGGCACGAGGATTCCTTCCAGATCCTCTCAAGAGGCCAAGGTGGTGCTGCCGGATGAGACTGCCCGTCACCATGGTAACCCACTCACACCTCTCCTGCTGGGATTTCCAGGGACGCCTGCCCAGAGGCCTGGAAGATGCAGCGTGTGTGGATGGTGGCCTCCCGAGAGCCCGGCCACGCACCACCGGACTCATCCTCCGCGCTGCCCAAGTACGTCCCCGCCAGGCCCCGTGGGGACGCGCACCGCTCCCACTCCCACAGCCTGCGGCCCGAGAACCGTTGCTCTGCACCTCCCACTGCCATGCCCCACCCTCAGCATCTCTGGGCCCGTGACCCCAGGGCGGGGACTGGCTCATCCTCTGTGACCCTCCTGCCAGCATATACCAAACAGACCCCGGGAGCAGCGAAAGGACCCCCCCGTCCTGCTCAGAGGTCTCAGTAATGGGGTCCTTTTCCCAGCGTTCTGTCAGCTCAGTCTGACTTCCCAGAGTCCTCGTGGCACCTGGACTGGGGCCCAAACCAGAGCAAGGGCCCAGGGGCCCATCTGCTCGTTACCTGTAACCCGCCCCCCCAAAGGGACAGAGGCTGAGGGTGGGCGTGGGAGGGGGCAGTGCAGGGTGGGGTTCACCGGTCCCCTTTCCGAGGTCTGCCCTCCTGGGGAGTGCGATCCCGGCGAGTCCTGGGCCTCGCTCTGCAGGACATCAGCCTCCCCGCCGCTTACGGAGGGTCAGGTGGCAGGAGGCCGGTTTCTGGCTCTGTGACGGCTGCGAGTCTAGGGAGTGGCCCGGGGGAGGCCGTCAGAACATGGTTCTGAGGCAGGACAGGGGTAGAGGGGGCCGGGTACAGGCTGCCCACCGGGCTGGCCTGCAGTCTTCCTTCTTCTGGTGCCGGCTGACACCAGACCTGGGGATTTTCTAaagggagtcagggaaggctggACGTTGTCAGTGGTGGTGTCTTTAGCCTAAGACAgagatttttaaaggcaaaattatatTTCTGGTTTGTTGTTTCAGATGACAAATAAAGCCTGTATTTTCCTATCTACTTCCTGGTTTCCTTGGGCGGGAGGGGACGCAGGAGCCAGCAGCCGGGATGGCGGCCCCTGCCCGCTGACCTCCCCAGATGGGCGCACGGAGTGTCCCCAGGCCCCTAAGGAGGACGGCAGCTCCCGCCCGAGGCCTGGCCTTGGGGCGCCCCCGGGAGGGCAGCGGGGGAGCGCGGAGCCCCGGGCCTGCTCCCAGCTCCGCTGCGAGTGAGGCTGCCCTGCGGTCAAGGGCAGACGGCCACGGGGTAGGAGGCGCGCCTTGGCCCTGGGGACCCTCCTGCTGCCTGCCGGGAGGGGCGGCTCCCCGAGAGCAGTTTAGGGGACTAGGTTTCACCAGCCTTGGAGGGGTGTCGCTGGGTTTGCAGGACGAGCCCCGTTTAATATCCTGTGCTTTTGAGGCTGACGTACAGACGACCCCTCCTCAGGGCTCAGCAGGTGCAGGATCAGAACTCGGGACCgaagggcgggggcggggccggagggctggggcggggccggagggctggggcggggccggggggggggaGTGAGCGACGGCAAGGCCTCCGGCTGTCTGCCCACCTGCGGCCCGCCGTGGCCCACCTCGCCTGACTGGCCGGGCCTGGGCTACACGCGTCACAGTCTTCAGACCAAGACGGGATTCTCTTCTAGCCAGGAGCCCTCCCTTCGGTGACACCCCAGCGAGCCAGGAGCCAACCCCAGGGAGAAGGGAACCAGCAGGTCCCTGTTCCAGGAGTTCGGCTGGACTCCTTCCTGGGTGGGGGTAAGTGGGGAGAGGTGCCCTCCTGTGGCCCTGACCGGTACAGCAGAGCTGGGAGAGCAGGCCCCATGGGGGCAGGGGACCGCCTGCACAGCCTGCACAGGTGTGGGTAACGCGCAGACGCACTGTTCTGAGAGCGCCCCGCCGTCTGAAGGCTGGGCCGTGCGCACGCAGGCGGAACTCCAAGGAGAGGAGCCGTCAGGCAGCTCCAGACAGCAGGCCCTCCGCACAAAGGCTGCTGGGCTGGGGAAGCACACTTGCAGGTTACGGTACCACCATGACACTCGGCAGTATTTCCCAAGTGGGGCCTGGAGGGCACAGAGACTTGAAAGTGGATCCTGATCAAAACAGTAGATTCCTAGAAATTTTGCATGAACCGTTGAGAAATACCTGCTTAGACTAAGGTTAAGCGACGCCTCCTCATTCACCCGCCTGGCCCTTGGCTGTCCCCCTAgctgcccttcctccttctccccagcccagggcacaAACATCGAACGTGCAGCCTGTGCGTCACAGAACACGCGAGGAAAGGAACTGCCGGCACCGCACACACAGGCTAGCTGGTCCGGGTCAGGGAGGCTGAGCCACAGGCTAGGAAGAGGAAATTACAAAAGGAGGCTGAAAAGAATAATTGAAGCATAAAGGTCTCCAGTGCCTCCTCCCTGTCCTATCACATCCGTGCCCCCCGAGCTGCAGAGCGATCGTCTGCAGTGAGTTAAACCAGAAGCACCCGGACACGGTTTCCATGGCAACCCCTCCTGGCTCTAATGCAGCGCCGAGTTAAAAATGATGTCAAATAATTGGAGAGTGCAGGGGAGCAGCCAGCAGGCTGACCCCGCGTGCCTTCTGCTTGCTGGGCTTTCCGGTGTGCGGGAGCTGAGAAGCCCACGTCATGGACGGAGCAGGGGCTACGGGACAGTCTTTAGGGTCTGGGATTAGCAGGCCAGGCGAAGGACAGAAAGGCGGCTGGGAAGGCGCGGGTCCCTCCAAAGTGCCCGGTGGCGCAGCCTCAGGACCCCTGTGACACACGTGTTTCCAAATGAGGCTCTGAGTGACCAGAACaagcccttccctccctccctcctcatcgCAGCGTGGACGGCCGTGCCCTTGCTGGGGCGGGCGGACGAAGGGGCAGCCTGCCTGCTGGGCCGCTCCTCCCTGCCCTTTGCCCTGCACTCAGCCTGGGGGAGAAGACACGAGGGGCCTGCTCGCCTGCCCCTGGCAGCTGTGGGGTCCCCCACAATGCAGGCGCCCGACCCCAGTGCCCAGGACGGCTGAGAGCTGTGAGGACCTCACAGCTTCTCAGAACACAGTGGGGTCTGAGACACGGAGACCGAGGGCAGGATCCTCAGGGCTCTCAGACAAGTGGGCAGGGGTGCCAAGGCCCTTCTTAGGCCCCAAAAAGCTGCAAAGCCGGGGCAGCTCGTGAGGCTGCCCGGGTACTCTCATGGCTTCTGTGGCCAATTGCAACAAAGGATCATGATCCTGGGCCTTCAAGAGAGGCAGTCTGAGCTTAAATTCTAGTCATTGACTATTAGCTGTGGGACTTCGGGCAAATAAcatgtctgggcctcagtttcctcatctgtaaaatggagccaaACCAGgtcaccgccccccccccggGCTGGATGAGAACATGCACGGGAGCACAGGACTCACGTACGGGCTCGGACTTTAGGGTCTGAGTCCCAAGCCCACTCCTCCCCTGAGTGGGCAGTGGAGGCGGAAGCGACACaaagagggtgggaaggaggtctGGGCAGGCTCtgtcctgtgtgaccttgagcagatcTCTCAACCTGTCTGGGCTTCAGTTTACTGCATGAATTCTGTTAGATCTAAGGCCTCACAGCTGTATAAACAAAATGGCTCAGGAAGACTCCACCTCCCCTCAGCCCCACATTTCATCTGGGAAAACACAGACCGTGGCCTCGCGAACCACGCGCGGGGCCGCCTCCGTCACTGGGCCTCGTTCTCGACTCGGACTCACAACTGCCCGGCCTCAAAGCCCAGGGGCAGCTCCTACCTGCAGCGATGGCTGTCCTGTTGTCCATGGTCACGGCTACAGCTGTGCTCACGGTCACCACCATCGGCTTGTCTGTATTTTCTGGGGGGAAAATTGTCCAGTCACTTTCTCTGCACCTGAGGAGGAGCCGGGGTGGCGGCGCGGGCTGGGAAGCCCAGTAAACAGCAGGCTAGGACGTTCCCTGAGCGAGCGAGGGGCTGCCCGGGAGGCTGCCTGCTACCACCACCTCGGGTCTTTGCGGAGCGCCTCGTACTTGCCTCCTATGTGCCGGGTGCCGCCCACCCCTCCATGCAGCTCCGAAGCTGCCAGGTCAGTGTGTGGCCCCTGCCCGCCTGGACAGCGCCGCACTGTCAGGTCCCTGACGCTGCAGGTCTGCTCTGTCTCAGGGCCGCAAAGCTGTCTGCATGCAGCTGCCCCACTGCAGCTCGGGGACCCCGCGGGGACCCACCCAGGAGACTCGCGTGGCATCAAGGGGCCCTTGCGAGCAGGGGACGGGCTGCGCTCCCGGACGCAGTGCCGGCTGACCCTGCGCTGTCCTTCATCAGTTACATGAGTCAAGGTGACAACGACAGCCCCTTCGGGAAGCCAGACGCCAGGGCTGCGATGGGCACAGAGGCTGGCTGGCATCTGACACGTGCGAGGTGCCCCGTGAATCCTGGTGGCCTGCGTGCCACTGCCCGGAGGGTCGCTGCACGTCCGGGACACAGCCAGGCTCCGGGACCTCTCAGGAGAGCCAGGCCTCCAGGCGCAGAATTCAGGTGGCAGCCTCAGCTCTGCACCAGCACAGAGCTTTCCGGCTCTGAGAGGCGCGGACGAGTACGTGCCCGTGGCTTTTGGGCTCTACAGCCCTGGGAAAGGCACTCTTGCCTACGGATCAAGTGTGTCACTAAAAACCCCGAGAAAGGGGCACAGTTCTGCCACGTGCTCGCTTGTTAGAATGTCTTTACATCAAACGTTGCTTGAAACCAACAGGTCGTGAGACTCTTGACAGTGTCAGTCGTAGCGAAACTTAAATCCACCACTGGTTTCTCGTATCTGCCCTCTTGTCAGGATTACCCATCCCACCTCGCCGGAACCAAGTATCTCACAGAAATCAGAAATTACTCTGATTCTAGGAACTGACACGATGTAAGGTCGTCCTTGGCTCTAGGAATTGGCCATGACAAGGACACAAGAGACCAGAACAGCCGCAGAAGCTGGCTTCCCCGCCTTGCTTCTAGAAATGTCTGGACGATCCTGATGGGGTGACCCCCGCACCGTTCCCGGCCGCAAGCTGCTTTCGGGACAGACCCGTTGTGTGTGCTCCACGGGCTCGGAGGAAACACCCAGGCGAAGGTGTGGGGCACTAATGACGCGGTCTCTGGGGATAGCAGGGATCTCAGGGCCTGGGTCACCAGGCACCGGGTGAGTGAGCCAGCTACCAGGTGGTAGGGGGGcaggcccaggcctggcccaggaAGCAGGGCTGTGGGTGGGGGCACCAGGCCTGAGCTGCTGGGGCTGCGCTGGGACTCTGCTCTGTGCTGGCAGGTTTCTCAGCGCCGACTGCAAAAGGCAGCTCCGTGTGGGCAGAGCTCGCCCACCGGGCCCAGGCGGAGGGCTGCAGTCAGCCTGGGTGGGCGGGGCCCTCCCCTCACCCTGCAGCCGCCCCTCCACCTCCTCAGGGGTACCCCCCATTAAAATTGTCGGTTTCTCCCTTTGGGGGAGGATGGGAGCGTGCAGGGCCCCTTGCCCGGTGGTCCCCAGCCGGCCCTCGTCATCTCGCTCTCTGTTCCCGCCCACCACCCTCCTGCCCCTGTGCCAGAGAGCTCCCCGGCAGCCAGCTCATCCTGGTGACACTGGCAGGAGGGAGCCCGTCACCGTGGGGGCGGGcagggcctcaccccagacccccCGGGACCCCGTGGGGCCCTCCTGTTCCGGGGGGCGCCGAAAGGGGGAGCTGCCTCTGTGGCTGTGGTGCCAGTGCGGGAAGGGGCCCCTCCGCGGGTGTGCCCTGGAGTCCCAGCGCCTTACACACAGTGAAGTGCGGAGAGACCCCCGGTGTGCCCCCCGCTGTGCGGTCCGGGCGAGTCAGGCGCCCTCTGAACCTCAGACTCTCCTTGTGTAAGAAGAGGGCGTGCACACCGCATGAGCGGGGCGGGGAAAAGCGTTCTGTAAAGCACGTCAGTGACACGCCGGGCGGAGGATGCCGAGGAAGGGCATCTAGAGGGCAGGTGCTGCCTGCAGCCGCGGGCGGGGCCCCGGGGCCTGGGCCTCCCCAGCCGGCAGCTCAGCTCGGGGAGGTTCCCGTCGGGCGGCGTGAGGGTGGTTTTGGTGGCGGCGGTGGCAGGAGGCTAttggcgggcgggcgggcggcctgGAGGGAGGACAAGGCTTCATCCCAAGTCGGCTCCCGGCCGCCCTCTTCCTCACGTCTCCACTCCTCAGCCCCAACCTCGGCTCGCTCAGCCAGGACGCCGAGGATAGTTGCGGGCCCCCTCACCCCACGGCGCTGAGGCCAGGACCCCCAGACGTGACCCGTGGACCCTCTCTGGGCCGTGGTCACTTCAAGTGCGGATTGAGAGGGTGAGGCTTTGCAGCCCCAGGGTCCTTTCTGTCCTAAACACTGTGCGGCTTTCTGGGCGCTCTGTTAAAGCCACTTACCGTTTCCCGTTCGGGTTATTTCCCAGAGTGGGGGccgggctgggagctgggggctcCAGCTCTGAGCCCCCCTGGCCCTTGGACTGGCAGGCCTGTGCTGGCTGGGTGCCTGAGGCCCAATCCGCCATCATCTCTCGCCCTGCAGCCCCCAGAGGCCTGGCGGCCGGGAGGCGCCCCGTTATTACCAGGAGCTGCCGGGGAGCAGGCCGGGGCTCAGCCACCCCCCTGGGATATAGTCTGTTCCAGGCAGTACAGCGGCCCCCCACGGAATAAAGTCTGCTCCTTTCACGGTTTGAGCAGCTCTCAGAAACACTCAGATGTCTGGAAATACACGACTCTCCAGAGACCCATTGTCCCGACGTCCTCCTATGCGGAATCTGGGCTAGAATCCAGCTCCTCCTGACTTTCGGGTCTCCTTTGTTACAGTTGAACTTTTGAACCGCGTCGTTGATTGCCGGCCAGGGAATGAAACGATCCACCCAGGGTGCAGGTGGAGGCCAGCGGGGTGAGGGGACGCCGAGGTCTGGACGTTCGGTCCTGTATCTCGTGGCGGTCTCCCACCCCAAGCGCGGTGGGAGGAGGGATGCCCTGGGCCCCGCCCTGGAGCTTGGGGTGTCGATTACCTCGTCCCTCTGCCGAGTAGAGGTTGAAGACCATGCTGCCCGGAGGCTGCTCGGCGGCCTGGCGGTACCACAGAGGGAAGTGGTCCAGGGTGAAGATGCTGGCCTCGTCCGCCGGCGTCAGGAACCTCCTGCAGCGAGAAGGGCCTGTCACCTCCCCCGGACCCAGGAGCACGGTCTTCCCATCTCCTCGCTCCTACGAGGTCATCGTGGCTGGGCCAGGGGGGCGACTCCCCTCTGACTTGGTGGGGTTGCAGAAGGAAAGATTAGCCCCTGAATGGGTGTTGCCCCGGAGGATGCTCCCCAGTCATTCCTGCCTTTTCTGGAATCAAATGCTGGTGCAGCTGAGGGTACATCGTAGGAATGGTGGAGGGCCTGTGTGCTGAGAGAGCCTTTCCACCTCTCTGTGCACTCCTTGCCTGCAGGGTTCATTTATTTGGGGTACAGCCTAATTCCTCTTTGTCAAGCTGATTAGCATGTCTGCAGGAGGGAACTGTATAGTCATAGAGGGTCATAAATTCCCCCAAAATAAATTCCCCAGGGTAGGGGGCAGAATCACCCCCATCTGAGAATTtcgggcttgggggaggggaa encodes the following:
- the LRTM2 gene encoding leucine-rich repeat and transmembrane domain-containing protein 2; this translates as MLAPGSGPELSTWFAPLWRQISWLTCWIALCTAEAAPACPLPCTCDGHGLQVDCSGRGLAALPADLPAATRSLLLLNNRLSSLPAGAFAGLSGLQRLDLSNNFLDGLPRAAFGGLANLTELQLRNNSLRALDPELLRPLARLRHLDLSLNGLARLPPGLFDGLPALRSLFLRANRLQSLDRRTFEPLASLQLLQVGDNPWECDCHLRDFKHWLEWFSYRGGRLDQLACTLPKELRGKDMRVVPMEMFNYCSQLEDQSSSAGLEVPGPPCTKASPEPPKPKPGPEPEPEPSTACPQKQRPRPVSVRRAVGTVIIAGVLCGVVCIMMVVAAAYGCIYASLMAKYHRELRKRQPLMGDAEGEHEDRKQVSSVA